The following coding sequences lie in one Saccharopolyspora hordei genomic window:
- a CDS encoding PrsW family intramembrane metalloprotease — MSALKPQSVLDGHSTNRTPVPLIIGLVVSGVCLLLALAFYLLTGGPVNVVVGTLLALPTAIVLVGLILLVDRLEPEPRVNLVLAFGWGAGVAILGALIVNSVTGALLAPAVGPAAADGITASVVAPVVEESFKGALLLYLLLVRRHEIDGPTDGIVYASMCGLGFAMVENVLYYMRGIDDGSLAFMVVLRGVISPLGHPLYTSMIGLGVAYAATHRGPARVVAVIGGWVGGVMLHALWNGSLTVLGFAGMLLAYAIDFVVLVVLVVVLVKDRKRLVRLIGKYLPAYVPSGLVQPNDVQMLGSMSGRKQARRWARSQAGTTGAQAMGDYQLAATELALLHAHAEKATIPPDKFFARREAIVSLMRMARDAFFQRMPQTPPPPPWAPRQEQSGFFQLPAQLSQLPTYQVRQPMPPTGQRPPQPGRPPQGQPPHGQPPQGQPPRPPAPPSAAPRPPQPPGPPSGPWPPR; from the coding sequence ATGTCCGCGCTCAAGCCCCAATCCGTCCTCGACGGCCACAGCACGAACCGGACACCGGTGCCGCTCATCATCGGGCTGGTGGTCTCCGGTGTCTGCCTGCTGCTGGCGCTCGCCTTCTACCTGTTGACCGGCGGCCCGGTCAACGTCGTGGTCGGCACGCTGCTGGCGCTGCCCACCGCGATCGTGCTGGTCGGCCTGATCCTGCTGGTCGACAGGCTCGAGCCCGAACCCCGGGTCAACCTGGTGCTGGCCTTCGGCTGGGGAGCGGGCGTGGCCATCCTCGGCGCCCTCATCGTCAACTCGGTCACCGGAGCGCTGCTGGCCCCCGCGGTGGGACCCGCGGCCGCTGACGGGATCACCGCCTCGGTGGTGGCGCCGGTGGTCGAGGAGAGCTTCAAGGGCGCGCTGCTGCTGTACCTGCTGCTGGTGCGGCGCCACGAGATCGACGGGCCCACCGACGGCATCGTCTACGCCAGCATGTGCGGGCTCGGCTTCGCGATGGTGGAGAACGTCCTCTACTACATGCGGGGCATCGACGACGGCTCGCTGGCGTTCATGGTGGTGCTGCGCGGGGTGATCTCGCCGCTGGGGCACCCGCTCTACACCTCGATGATCGGTCTCGGCGTCGCCTACGCCGCCACGCACCGCGGACCGGCGCGCGTGGTCGCGGTGATCGGCGGTTGGGTCGGCGGGGTCATGCTGCACGCGCTGTGGAACGGCAGCCTGACGGTGCTCGGCTTCGCGGGCATGCTGCTGGCCTACGCCATCGACTTCGTGGTGCTGGTCGTCCTGGTCGTGGTGCTGGTCAAGGACCGCAAGCGGCTGGTGCGGCTGATCGGCAAGTACCTGCCGGCCTACGTCCCGAGTGGACTCGTGCAGCCCAACGACGTGCAGATGCTCGGCAGCATGTCCGGTCGCAAGCAGGCGCGGCGCTGGGCCCGCTCGCAGGCGGGCACCACGGGGGCGCAGGCGATGGGTGACTACCAGCTGGCCGCCACCGAGCTGGCGCTGCTGCACGCGCACGCCGAGAAGGCGACGATCCCGCCGGACAAGTTCTTCGCGCGGCGGGAGGCCATCGTGTCGTTGATGCGGATGGCGCGCGACGCGTTCTTCCAGCGGATGCCGCAGACCCCGCCGCCACCGCCGTGGGCGCCGCGCCAGGAGCAGTCCGGCTTCTTCCAGCTGCCGGCGCAACTGTCCCAGCTGCCGACCTACCAGGTGCGCCAGCCGATGCCGCCGACCGGGCAACGGCCTCCACAGCCCGGCCGGCCGCCACAGGGACAACCGCCGCATGGCCAGCCGCCGCAGGGTCAGCCGCCGCGTCCGCCCGCGCCGCCGTCTGCGGCGCCCCGCCCACCGCAGCCCCCGGGGCCGCCCAGCGGTCCGTGGCCGCCGCGGTGA